Proteins from a single region of Carassius carassius chromosome 25, fCarCar2.1, whole genome shotgun sequence:
- the LOC132104724 gene encoding sterile alpha motif domain-containing protein 3-like — MTMETRTVLRVIVTDNDIRKVTLPSKPQTLDSLIEQLGQFLDLPYTFSLQYEDADFNGALVNLTDIADLPEKPTLKVISLVTSPTPSQADTVIMSVTSQEESPLTRQDPWPETFEIPSFSVDVEYRLRQGNLLFMRDKTYLQVPRDMKHEVLEKLAEAMYKFKAYPREEDFNDVASALVKKHPCLFEPGSSTGWNGWKNSIKFKMGNYRSKLRRAGCTDVLVNSMKRGSQDSPRNVKKPKRFEINFLPNMPSGENESSMESKRLEIVEEMKKRHPSSSLIAQYMDITFSLRRKELVEKEPTVKETLQRWPALFRESQIIAEFNRITSKNLKQEFFSALDEHTSRFLEVFESKKGTAGKKLSEFLMQMKSANITDVTARRTAVLRGLAVLLGEDTTDFFHTCFDIDIVAPQVSIGILTVVPEDSPMSPQGLPLEVTDTAIILESVIAMDGLENVPHAMCFVFGLIYALNMEYPSQLKNTFEFIQRVFLSLGHKSLKPKLQSLKNLLF, encoded by the exons ATGACAATGGAGACGAGAACTGTTTTAAGAGTGATTGTGACTGACAATGATATTCGGAAGGTCACACTTCCTAGCAAACCACAAACCCTGGACTCCCTGATTGAACAGCTTGGGCAGTTTCTTGATCTTCCGTACACATTCTCTCTTCAGTATGAAGACGCTGATTTTAACGGTGCACTTGTTAACCTTACTGACATTGCAGATTTACCTGAGAAGCCCACTTTAAAGGTAATCTCTCTCGTGACATCACCTACGCCGAGCCAGGCCGACACCGTCATTATGTCTGTTACCTCTCAAGAAGAGTCACCTCTTACACGCCAGGATCCATGGCCAGAAACATTTGAAATTCCCAGCTTTTCCGTGGATGTGGAATACAGACTGCGCCAGGGAAACCTCTTGTTTATGAGAGATAAGACATACTTGCAAGTTCCCAGGGACATGAAACATGAAGTGCTTGAAAAGCTTGCTGAGGCTATGTACAAATTCAAAGCATATCCCCGTGAAGAAGATTTCAATGATGTTGCATCGGCACTTGTCAAAAAACATCCATGCCTTTTTGAACCAGGCTCCTCCACTGGATGGAACGGATGGAAAAACAGTATAAAGTTTAAAATGGGTAATTACAGGAGCAAACTACGGAGAGCTGGATGCACCGATGTTCTTGTTAATTCAATGAAAAGAGGGAGCCAAGATTCTCCAAGAAATGTCAAGAAACCCAAACGATTCGAGATCAATTTTCTTCCTAATATGCCTTCTGGTGAAAATGAAAGCAGCATGGAATCAAAACGATTAGAAATTGTGGAGGAAATGAAGAAACGACATCCAAGTTCTTCACTGATAGCACAGTACATGGACATAACTTTTTCGCTAAGAAGAAAAGAGTTGGTTGAAAAGGAGCCTACAGTAAAAGAGACTTTACAAAGATGGCCAGCACTCTTCAGGGAAAGTCAG ATTATTGCTGAGTTCAACCGGATCACAAGCAAAAACCTCAAGCAAGAATTCTTCTCAGCCCTTGATGAACATACTTCTCGTTTTCTGGAAGTTTTCGAATCAAAGAAAGGCACCGCTGGAAAAAAGCTCTCGGAGTTTCTAATGCAAATGAAGTCTGCA AACATCACTGATGTCACTGCTCGACGGACAGCAGTTCTCCGTGGTCTTGCGGTCCTTCTTGGGGAAGACACTACAGACTTCTTCCATACATGCTTT GACATTGATATTGTTGCACCTCAAGTATCAATAGGAATTCTCACTGTGGTGCCAGAGGACAGCCCCATGTCTCCACAAGGTTTGCCATTGGAGGTCACTGATACAGCAATAATTTTGGAGAGTGTAATAGCAATGGATGGACTTGAGAATGTTCCACATgccatgtgttttgtttttgggcTGATCTATGCTTTAAATATGGAGTACCCTTCACAGCTTAAAAACACTTTTGAGTTCATTCAAAGGGTTTTTCTTTCCCTGGGGCACAAATCTCTCAAGCCAAAACTGCAATCACTAAAAAACctactgttttaa